From the Psilocybe cubensis strain MGC-MH-2018 chromosome 9, whole genome shotgun sequence genome, one window contains:
- a CDS encoding Unsaturated rhamnogalacturonyl hydrolase YesR: MLNQRVWTHVIAHTLFLLPQVSAIHSPFANAIPFSPGFNVSAVLERAVSLPSHSWEFGTASEALLELFDAPYSVFGANPFPVPLLNPESTRSLVYAKEKIVIGIPPNGLSDGDGAVGDPASLGVSAVLLGQTDVTYTAAAKAEIDYLLSGAPRWPNGAISHRADHPELWADFIYMAPPFMAYYGVATNNASILREAVEQCLLYPQVLRANTTTDVATPPSSHPASASGLWTHIFGPFSDPGIWSTGNGWAAAGMMRVLAALVKAPPSLFFVPYSASSSNLPDAAWRRQAISSLVTEIRKILDGAMRMQMDQGLLLNYLDDPTWFGEISGSTLLASVAYRLSTHSALLGASALSPSVSSRYIQWAENIRLTLGNNAHITSNGTATPAINPLDWNDRTPFTSGSPEGNNFVILLYSAWRDCVKAGIRGCSVY, translated from the exons ATGTTAAACCAACGCGTTTGGACTCATGTCATCGCCCACACGCTCTTTTTACTACCTCAAGTCTCTGCTATCCACTCGCCATTCGCCAACGCCATTCCATTTTCTCCAGGATTCAATGTCAGCGCAGTCTTAGAACGCGCCGTGTCTCTACCATCTCATTCATGGGAGTTTGGAACGGCTTCTGAGGCCTTACTCGAGCTTTTCGACGCGCCATACTCCGTATTCGGGGCAAATCCCTTCCCAGTCCCGCTCCTTAACCCGGAATCCACGCGTTCTTTGGTATatgcaaaggaaaaaattgTTATTGGAATCCCTCCTAATGGGTTGAGCGACGGTGATGGTGCGGTAGGCGACCCCGCCAGCTTGGGAGTGAGCGCTGTGTTGCTGGGCCAAACCGACGTCACATATACAGCAGCTGCTAAGGCGGAGATAGATTACCTCCTCTCTGGCGCACCGAGGTGGCCTAATGGTGCCATATCCCATCGTGCTGATCATCCAGAGCTTTG GGCAGATTTTATTTATATGGCACCTCCTTTCATGGCTTACTACGGAGTTGCGACAAATAACGCCAGTATACTCCGTGAAGCTGTCGAACAATGTTTGCTCTACCCACAGGTGCTTCGTGCAAACACAACTACAGATGTCGCTACACCTCCGTCATCGCAtcctgcatctgcatctggcTTATGGACTCACATATTTGGTCCATTTTCCGACCCAGGGATCTGGTCTACTGGGAATGGTTGGGCTGCAGCAGGTATGATGCGAGTCTTAGCTGCCCTTGTTAAAGCCCCTCCATCCCTTTTCTTCGTCCCTTATTCTGCTAGCTCCAGCAATCTTCCAGACGCAGCTTGGAGGAGGCAAGCAATTTCATCTCTTGTTACCGAAATCCGTAAGATTCTCGATGGTGCGATGCGGATGCAGATGGACCAAGGATTACTGCTAAACTACCTCGACGATCCCACCTGGTTTGGTGAAATCTCCGGTAGCACCCTGCTCGCCAGCGTTGCATACCGTCTCAGTACCCACTCTGCTCTTCTGGGAGCCTCCGCTCTCTCACCGTCAGTTTCAAGTCGATATATTCAGTGGGCAGAAAATATTCGGCTGACGTTGGGTAACAACGCTCACATTACAAGTAATGGAACGGCGACCCCTGCCATCAACCCCTTGGATTGGAACGATCGCACCCCTTTCACTTCCGGAAGTCCCGAAGGAAACAACTTTGTCATCCTATTGTATTCGGCGTGGAGGGATTGCGTCAAAGCTGGAATTAGGGGATGCAGCGTATATTAA
- a CDS encoding Cytochrome P450 monooxygenase 98: MGVKLEPQLIVAAIIPLAILGFFVFKQRSKSRLPLPPGPPKLPLLGNLLDCPLKFQWETFQTWGKKYNSDILHLSVAGHSIIVLNSLEAVRDLLERRSAIYSDRPKFTILNDVMGFSWLMPFMPYGPAWKERRRLFLRHFHPSNDYLHKDHELKYSRRLLENLLAHPEGFMDHIRHCVGSTLHSIAYGGETESVGNQFIKIAEEVAECLSDAALISTMVADVMPSLNPILPYIIPSVIFKRTALQWKELASRFRDDPFWNTQKSMVDGMAQPSFVSKALENITSSDDNTRHHTIIKDVASIIFIGGSSTVNSSLHTFVLAMLCFPEVQTKAQEELDRIVGRARFPDFSDQPHLPYLDAVLKEVHRWRPSGPLGIPHFIEKDDEYKGFHIPKCSVVIANAWAMLHDEQVYAKPDVFNPDRFLKNGYPDLSVRDPSTIAFGFGRR; this comes from the exons ATGGGCGTCAAGTTGGAGCCGCAACTTATTGTGGCGGCAATCATCCCCTTAGCCATCTTGGGATTTTTTGTCTTCAAACAAAGGTCAAAATCCCGTCTACCTCTGCCTCCTGGTCCTCCAAAGCTCCCACTTCTGGGAAACTTGCTTGACTGTCCCTTGAAATTCCAATGGGAAACGTTTCAGACATGGGGGAAAAAATATA ATTCTGACATTCTTCATTTGAGCGTCGCTGGACACTCGATAATCGTCCTAAACTCACTGGAAGCTGTTCGCGATCTTTTGGAAAGGCGTTCTGCTATCTACTCTGATCG TCCCAAATTTACGATATTGAATGATGT CATGGGGTTTTCTTGGCTGATGCCATTCATGCCGTATGGACCAGCTTGGAAAGAACGCCGTCGCCTTTTCCTGCgtcattttcatccaagCAACGATTATTTGCACAAAGACCATGAGCTTAAGTACAGTCGTCGACTCCTTGAAAATCTCCTCGCACATCCAGAGGGGTTTATGGATCATATCAGACA TTGTGTGGGGAGTACACTTCATTCTATAGCGTATGGTGGTGAAACGGAGTCTGTTGGAAACCAGTTCATCAAAATCGCCGAAGAGGTGGCGGAGTGTCTGTCAGATGCTGCGCTAATTTCTACTATGGTTGCCGATGTGATGCCCTCATTGAACCCAATTTTGCCCTACATAATACCCTCGGTGATTTTCAAGAGGACTGCGTTACAGTGGAAAGAACTCGCGTCGAGATTCCGAGATGACCCTTTCTGGAACactcagaaatcaatg GTAGACGGAATGGCGCAACCTTCGTTTGTCTCTAAAGCGCTGGAGAACATTACTTCTTCAGATGATAATACACGCCATCATACAATCATAAAAGATGTTGCATCGATAATTTTTATTG GTGGCTCAAGTACCGTAAATTCTTCATTACATACTTTCGTTCTGGCGATGCTCTGCTTTCCTGAAGTACAGACGAAGGCCCAAGAAGAACTCGACCGGATTGTGGGCAGAGCTCGGTTCCCGGATTTCAGCGATCAACCGCATTTGCCGTATCTTGATGCAGTCTTGAAAGAGGTTCACAG ATGGCGTCCCAGTGGACCCCTAG GTATCCCACATTTTATAGAAAAAGATGATGAATATAAGGGGTTTCATATACCTAAATGCTCTGTTGTCATCGCCAACGCTTG GGCAATGCTCCACGACGAACAGGTGTACGCCAAACCCGATGTATTTAATCCTGACCGTTTCCTCAAGAATGGCTATCCCGATTTATCAGTACGTGATCCATCAACAATCGCTTTCGGATTTGGGAGACGGTAA
- a CDS encoding UPF0651 protein P31B10.02, mitochondrial, whose protein sequence is MLLACRTRYLTINICSRSITTPSNYNHGAISDGTKAATHRRKPARGGQNLSDRYIRLEKSLRGKDTISREIDGLVHPDPESPRSRRSQDPVRLFHGYVVPEEPKPPADDECCMSGCAVCVYDLYEESLEAYHGAIAQLRDNLTAKNIPESDWPLHIRNKKLDIRVEKRKDTILSAFEEMERNLQLKKQQADPGAVLPNDSNIGAGKRNQTVVNMKSAPRDSIFSEIYHGARWLLFSGR, encoded by the exons ATGCTTCTCGCCTGCAGAACACGATATCTCACTATCAACATTTGTTCGCGTTCGATAACAACACCCAGTAATTACAATCATGGTGCAATATCAGACGGGACGAAAGCAGCCACTCATCGCAGAAAACCTGCTCGAGGAGGCCAGAATCTATCAGACAGGTATATACGCCTAGAGAAGTCTCTTAGAGGAAAAGATACCATTTCACGGGAAATTGATGGTCTTGTTCATCCGGACCCTGAATCCCCGAGGTCGAGACGGAGTCAAGATCCAGTACGCCTGTTCCATGGATATGTGGTTCCAGAAGAGCCGAAGCCTCCAGCAGATGATG AATGTTGCATGTCTGGCTGTGCCGTCTGCGTTTACGACCTGTACGAAGAATCCCTTGAAGCATATCACGGAGCCATAGCGCAACTTCGGGACAATCTTACCGCAAAAAATATCCCCGAAAGCGACTGGCCTTTACATATACGCAACAAAAAGCTTGATATCCGTGtagagaagagaaaggacACCATTCTGAGCGCATTCGAGGAAATGGAGCGTAACCTTCAGCTGAAAAAACAGCAGGCAGATCCAGGAGCTGTTTTACCGA ACGACTCCAACATCGGTGCAGGCAAGCGGAACCAAACTGTGGTGAATATGAAAAGCGCACCTCGGGACTCGATCTTCAGTGAAATATACCACGGTGCTAGATGGCTGCTGTTTAGCGGTCGCTGA
- a CDS encoding Unsaturated rhamnogalacturonyl hydrolase YesR, which yields MLHHQRLRSAISFALLSTSQVSAIAYPTSSAIPFSPGFNVTAVLEYAISLPSHSWEYGTATQALLELFDAPHSVFGANPFPVPKLDPKNTPALAYAKEKIVIGPPPNGLSDGDGAVGDPASLGVSAVLLGKTDPSYATAAKLQAEYVIYDAPRWHNGAISHRADHPEIWADFVYMAPPFLAYYGVATNNVTILQEAVTQCLLYAEGLRANTTTDPATPPASHPVSAQGLWTHILGYWWADAGLWSSGNAWAAAGIMRVLATVIKAPPSLFAGKNGLPDASWRQRAISSLVAEIRTILDGAMRMENENSLLRNYLDDPTWFGEVSGSSLLASVAYRLTTFSKSYGSAALPNSVSTRYIDWAEKIRVTLGSNGHITSAGIATPAVNPLDWNDRNHFTTGSPEGNNFVILLYTAWRDCVKAGIKGCKV from the exons ATGCTTCATCACCAACGCCTACGCTCTGCGATCTCCTTCGCGTTGCTTTCAACATCTCAAGTTTCTGCTATTGCTTATCCCACTTCATCCGCCATACCGTTCTCCCCTGGATTCAATGTCACTGCGGTGTTGGAATATGCAATCTCTCTGCCGTCACACTCTTGGGAATATGGGACTGCCACCCAAGCTCTCCTCGAACTCTTCGACGCGCCCCACTCCGTCTTCGGTGCAAACCCCTTCCCAGTCCCGAAGCTAGATCCTAAAAATACTCCCGCTCTGGCGTACGCCAAGGAAAAGATTGTTATTGGTCCTCCTCCGAACGGTCTAAGCGATGGAGACGGTGCTGTGGGTGATCCAGCTAGTTTAGGTGTCAGCGCTGTACTCCTTGGGAAGACAGATCCATCCTACGCAACTGCAGCAAAGTTACAAGCCGAATACGTTATCTATGACGCACCAAGATGGCACAACGGAGCGATTTCGCATCGTGCTGACCACCCCGAAATTTG GGCCGATTTTGTCTACATGGCGCCTCCTTTCCTTGCGTACTATGGGGTTGCAACAAATAACGTAACGATACTCCAAGAGGCCGTTACCCAATGCCTACTCTATGCTGAAGGTCTTCGAGCAAACACGACTACAGATCCGGCCACTCCTCCAGCCTCTCATCCAGTTTCTGCTCAAGGCCTTTGGACGCATATTCTTGGGTATTGGTGGGCCGATGCTGGATTGTGGTCCTCTGGAAATGCTTGGGCAGCCGCCGGCATCATGCGTGTTCTTGCCACCGTCATTAAGGCCCCTCCATCACTCTTCGCGGGCAAAAACGGACTCCCAGATGCATCCTGGAGACAACGGGCCATAAGCTCATTGGTAGCCGAAATTCGCACCATCTTGGACGGCGCCATGAGAATGGAGAACGAGAACAGCCTTCTACGGAACTATCTCGACGATCCAACTTGGTTTGGGGAGGTGTCAGGAAGCTCCCTGCTGGCGAGCGTTGCGTATCGTCTTACCACTTTTTCCAAGTCTTACGGATCTGCTGCACTGCCCAATTCTGTCTCTACTCGTTATATTGACTGGGCAGAGAAAATTCGAGTAACTTTGGGAAGTAACGGACACATTACGAGCGCTGGTATTGCGACTCCAGCTGTCAACCCTCTTGACTGGAACGACCGGAACCACTTCACTACTGGAAGCCCAGAAGGCAACAATTTCGTTATTTTGTTGTACACGGCGTGGAGAGATTGTGTTAAAGCTGGGATTAAAGGTTGCAAAGTCTAA
- a CDS encoding Aryl-alcohol dehydrogenase [NADP(+)], with product MVANNPLFRGTWTAKKFGATVVDDIWPEVIFFTLVATMVVLVSEHTSADLGVSNQLLTVLGLVLGLVISFRTSSAYERRLYSIRYQEGRKMWTTIMVASKNLAQMIWIHVPDQRKDSTPVECVIEKKTMINLVQAFSVSVKHLLRGEQGVYYEDLYPLISFLPRYVGESDKMSFDESSMLPLWHLPEGFETAKTKTTAEPMSNDKEKTSSTFSRPQRTDTFDPEALLPQIDSEHPLRPARNPPHYTIFDYIPILRIFPWTWGMLIRKPKGRLRSNRRKAYSEIVESHIPLEISLVLSNYSCWLMKNNLVQPSIASGITNNLFLLQDTVSNLERICNTPLPFAYQAHLRMSLWLYLILLPFQIYTSYGVITIPATAFASFLLLGFLEIGQEIENPFNYDLNDLDLDYFCLCLQRELHEITAHANPDLNDFIFTNLNQPFAPSDRRTAAELVKISEPYTLPSGNGSSAQPGMGSLRQTLVSGWKMVDNITRATAKMSFMQPPPPPKTNLGRYRLLSPNAGVHVSPIALGAMSIGDKWDKFGMGTMDKESSFKLLDAFYDNGGNFIDTANNYQDETSEMFIGEWAEKRRIRDQLFIATKYTTDFKMHNDSVPQQVLYVGNNSKSLRISVNASLKKLRTNYIDLLYLHWWDWDTSIEEVMKSLHNLVVQGKVLYLGVSDTPAWVVSKANQYARDHALTPFVIYQGAWNVMERSFEREIIPMARAEGMALAPWNVLAAGKIRTDAEEERRRKTGEKGRTTFDPHWERTDKEKKVCKALEQVASEVGTKSITAVAIAYLMQKTTYVFPIVGGRKVEHLLSNIEALNITLSDKQIQFLESVVEFDPGFPSTFIGNGTQPVHLVSASAHIDMRPMAQPIRPLVKS from the exons ATGGTAGCCAACAATCCACTTTTTCGAGGAACGTGGACGGCGAAGAAGTTCGGGGCAACTGTTGTAGACGACATTTGGCCTGAAGTCATTTTCTTCACTCTTGTGGCAACGA TGGTTGTTCTTGTGTCGGAGCATACCAGCGCTGACCTTGGGGTATCGAATCAATTATTAACTGTGCTTGGTCTCGTCCTTGGTCTAGTAATCTCTTTCAGGACATCATCTGCATATGAAAGGCGT CTGTATTCCATTAGGTACCAAGAAGGGCGAAAGATGTGGACGACTATAATGGTGGCCTCGAAGAATCTTGCGCAGATG ATCTGGATACATGTGCCCGATCAACGAAAAGATAGCACACCCGTTGAAtgtgttatcgaaaagaaaacaatgaTAAATTTG GTCCAGGCCTTTTCGGTCTCTGTGAAA CACCTGCTTCGGGGCGAGCAAGGCGTTTATTACGAAGATCTCTACCCTCTGATCTCGTTTCTTCCTCGATACGTTGGCGAATCAGACAAAATGTCATTTGACGAGTCATCTATGCTTCCATTATGGCACCTCCCTGAAGGCTTCGAAACAGCCAAAACAAAGACCACCGCCGAGCCTATGTCTAACGACAAAGAGAAAACTAGTAGCACATTTTCTCGCCCACAACGTACCGATACATTTGATCCTGAGGCACTGCTGCCCCAAATTGATAGCGAGCATCCACTGCGACCTGCTAGAAACCCTCCCCATTACACGATTTTTGATTACATACCCATACTCCGAATTTTTCCTTGGACATGGGGCATGCTGATTCGCAAACCAAAGGGTCGACTACGGTCGAATAGAAGAAAAGCGTATTCTGAGATTGTTGAAAGTCACATACCCTTGGAAATTTCTCTTGTTCTGTCGAA TTATTCGTGTT GGCTCATGAAAAATAATCTGGTTCAGCCGTCGATAGCTTCGGGCATCACCAACaacctcttcctccttcaaGATACTGTGTCAAATTTGGAAAGAATATGCAACACCCCCCTTCCGTTTGCCTATCAAGCCCATTTGAGGATGTCGCTCTG GTTATATCTGATTCTACTCCCT TTCCAAATTTACACTTCTTACGGAGTTATAACGATTCCGGCAACTGCATTTGCGTCTTTCCTCCTTCTCGGATTCCTGGAGATCGGGCAGGAAAT TGAAAACCCTTTCAATTATGACCTAAATGACCTCG ATCTCGATTATTTCTGCTTATGCCTCCAGCGGGAGTTGCACGAAATCACAGCA CACGCTAATCCCGACCTGAATGACTTCATTTTCACGAATTT GAATCAACCTTTTGCACCCTCAGATCGCCGAACTGCCGCAGAATTGGTGAAAATCTCAGAACCGTACACTTTGCCGTCAGGTAATGGCTCAAGTGCTCAACCAGGAATGGGGAGCCTCCGCCAAACTCTCGTTTCGGGTTGGAAGATGGTAGACAACATAACGAGAG CTACTGCAAAGATGTCATTCATGCAACCGCCACCCCCTCCAAAGACCAACCTTGGCCGATACCGACTTTTGTCTCCGAACGCAGGCGTGCATGTCTCTCCTATTGCTCTGGGAGCAATGAGCATCGGTGATAAGTGGGATAAGTTCGGTATGGGAACAATGGATAAAGAAAGCAGTTTTAAACTTCTCGATGCCTTCTATGACAATGGAGGCAATTTCATTGACACTGCGAACAATTA TCAGGATGAGACCTCCGAAATGTTCATCGGTGAATGGGCAGAAAAGCGTCGCATCAGAGACCAACTTTTTATCGCAACAAAA TACACCACTGACTTCAAGATGCACAACGACTCAGTCCCTCAGCAGGTTCTATATGTCGGGAACAATTCCAAGTCATTGCGTATTTCTGTCAATGCGTCGCTCAAGAAGTTGCGCACCAACTACATTGATCTTTTGTATCTTCACTGGTGGGACTGGGATACGAGTATTGAGGAAGTCATGAAGAGCTTGCATAATCTTGTAGTGCAAGGCAAAGTCCTTTACCTG GGGGTATCTGACACACCGGCTTGGGTCGTTTCCAAAGCAAATCAATACGCTCGTGACCATGCATTGACTCCCTTTGTTATTTACCAAGGAGCTTGGAACGTCATGGAACGTTCCTTTGAACGAGAAATTATTCCGATGGCTCGAGCTGAAG GCATGGCATTGGCCCCTTGGAATGTTCTGGCCGCCGGCAAGATTAGAACGGACGCTGAAGAAGAGAGACGCCGAAAAACCGGGGAGAAGGGACGAACCACTTTCGATCCCCACTGGGAACGAACCgacaaggagaagaaggtTTGCAAGGCCTTGGAGCAGGTTGCTTCAGAGGTGGGGACAAAAAGCATTACTGCTG TCGCGATTGCGTATCTGATGCAAAAGACCACATACGTGTTCCCTATTGTCGGTGGGCGCAAAGTCGAGCACCTGCTGAGCAACATTGAGGCATTGAACATCACATTAAGTGATAAACAAATCCAATTCTTGGAGAGTGTGGTCGAATTTGATCCCGGGTTCCCTTCTACGTTTATT GGGAATGGTACTCAGCCCGTTCATCTTGTATCAGCGTCTGCGCATATAGACATGCGACCCATGGCACAGCCCATTCGTCCCCTTGTAAAATCTTAA